A single region of the Leisingera thetidis genome encodes:
- a CDS encoding ketosteroid isomerase-related protein, translated as MTDTIARYFAAFNAGDTATMLDCLDDNIAHHVNEGQVRVGKEKFADFCAHMDRCYKEELTDMVIFSAANGTRAAAEFIVNGTYLATDEGLPEAKGQTYRLPAGSFFDLKDGKISRVTTYYNLADWTAQVSA; from the coding sequence ATGACCGACACCATCGCGCGCTATTTCGCAGCCTTCAATGCAGGCGACACGGCGACCATGCTGGACTGCCTGGACGACAACATCGCCCATCACGTGAACGAGGGGCAGGTCCGCGTGGGCAAGGAAAAATTCGCTGATTTCTGTGCCCACATGGACCGCTGCTACAAGGAAGAGCTGACCGACATGGTGATCTTTTCCGCCGCGAACGGCACCCGGGCCGCGGCCGAGTTCATCGTGAACGGAACCTATCTGGCAACCGACGAGGGCTTGCCTGAAGCGAAAGGGCAGACCTACCGGCTGCCTGCCGGGTCGTTCTTCGACCTGAAGGACGGCAAGATCTCCCGCGTGACCACCTACTACAATCTTGCGGACTGGACCGCCCAGGTGTCCGCCTGA
- the murA gene encoding UDP-N-acetylglucosamine 1-carboxyvinyltransferase: MDSILVTGNGPLSGQIPIAGAKNACLTLMPATLLSEEPLTLTNAPRLSDIKTMTLLLQSLGAEVSSLQDGQVLAMSSHDLTSHVADYDIVRKMRASNLVLGPMLARLGQAVVSLPGGCAIGARPMDLHIHGLEALGAEIELKDGYLHAKAPRGLRGAVIELSFASVGATENILMAATLAKGTTVIKNAAREPEIVDLADCLRKMGAQIEGDGSPDITIQGVDRLHGATHQVVTDRIELGTYMLAPAICGGEVELLGGRIGLIGSFCEKLDAAGIQVTETEKGLQVSRKNGRVRAVDVVTEPFPGFPTDLQAQMMALMCTAEGTSVLEEKIFENRFMHAPELVRMGAQIEVHGGHATVTGVETLKGAPVMATDLRASVSLILAGLAAEGETRVSRVYHLDRGYEQVVRKLSGVGAKIERIREQ, encoded by the coding sequence ATGGATTCAATTCTGGTAACTGGCAACGGCCCGCTGAGCGGGCAGATTCCGATCGCAGGGGCCAAAAACGCCTGCCTCACCCTGATGCCGGCCACGCTGCTGAGCGAAGAGCCGCTGACACTGACAAATGCGCCGCGGCTGAGCGACATCAAGACCATGACGCTGCTGCTGCAGTCATTGGGGGCGGAGGTCTCCAGCCTGCAGGACGGCCAGGTGCTGGCAATGTCGAGCCATGACCTCACCAGCCACGTCGCCGACTATGACATCGTGCGCAAGATGCGCGCTTCCAACCTGGTGCTGGGCCCGATGCTGGCGCGGCTGGGCCAGGCGGTAGTGTCGCTGCCGGGCGGCTGTGCAATCGGCGCGCGGCCGATGGATTTGCACATCCACGGGCTTGAGGCGCTGGGCGCGGAGATCGAACTGAAAGATGGCTATCTGCACGCCAAGGCCCCCAGAGGCCTGAGGGGGGCGGTGATCGAGCTGAGCTTCGCCTCGGTCGGGGCCACCGAGAACATCCTGATGGCGGCGACGCTCGCCAAAGGCACCACGGTTATCAAAAACGCTGCGCGCGAGCCGGAGATCGTCGACCTGGCCGACTGCCTGCGCAAGATGGGTGCCCAGATCGAGGGCGACGGCAGTCCGGACATCACCATCCAAGGTGTCGACCGCCTGCATGGCGCCACCCATCAGGTGGTGACCGACCGGATCGAGCTTGGCACATATATGCTGGCGCCGGCAATCTGCGGCGGTGAGGTGGAGCTTCTGGGCGGCCGCATCGGCCTGATCGGCTCCTTCTGCGAGAAGCTGGATGCCGCGGGGATTCAGGTGACGGAGACCGAAAAGGGCCTGCAGGTCAGCCGCAAGAACGGCCGCGTCCGGGCGGTGGACGTGGTGACCGAGCCGTTCCCGGGCTTCCCGACCGATCTGCAGGCGCAGATGATGGCACTGATGTGCACCGCTGAAGGAACCTCCGTGCTGGAAGAGAAGATATTTGAGAACCGTTTCATGCACGCGCCGGAACTGGTGCGGATGGGCGCGCAGATCGAGGTGCATGGCGGCCATGCCACGGTGACCGGCGTAGAGACGCTGAAAGGCGCCCCGGTGATGGCCACGGACCTGCGCGCGTCGGTCTCGCTGATCCTGGCCGGTCTGGCGGCGGAAGGCGAAACCAGGGTGAGCCGGGTCTATCACCTGGACCGCGGCTATGAGCAGGTGGTGCGCAAACTGTCCGGCGTCGGCGCCAAAATCGAGCGGATCAGGGAACAGTGA
- a CDS encoding SDR family oxidoreductase, with protein sequence MTGLKQFSLAGQRALVTGSTDGLGFAAARLLAEAGAEVWVNGRSRERVEGALARMPETARPLVLDVAAEDDCVAAMATIAAAGGLDILVNNVGQRDRRSLPEFSRSDLQALWETDLVSPFRLCQLAAAQMAPKGYGRIINISSIAGLIAQAGDAAYTTAKAGINGMTKALAAELGPKGITVNAIAPGFFKTAPNMAAAADPAITEKLKAATSLGRWGEPEELAPAILLLASPAASYITGQVLAVDGGYTSHY encoded by the coding sequence ATGACAGGGCTCAAACAGTTTTCCCTCGCAGGCCAGCGTGCGCTGGTAACCGGATCCACGGACGGGCTCGGCTTTGCCGCCGCCAGGCTGCTGGCTGAAGCCGGAGCCGAGGTCTGGGTGAACGGGCGCAGCAGGGAACGGGTCGAAGGCGCCTTGGCCCGGATGCCGGAAACCGCCCGCCCCCTGGTCCTGGACGTAGCCGCGGAGGATGACTGTGTTGCGGCCATGGCAACAATTGCCGCAGCAGGCGGGCTCGACATCCTGGTCAACAATGTCGGCCAGCGCGACCGCCGCAGCCTGCCGGAATTCAGCCGCTCCGATCTGCAGGCACTGTGGGAGACCGATCTGGTCTCCCCCTTCCGCCTGTGCCAGCTGGCGGCCGCACAAATGGCCCCCAAGGGCTATGGCCGGATCATCAATATCTCCTCGATCGCAGGCCTCATTGCCCAGGCAGGCGACGCCGCCTATACCACTGCCAAGGCCGGCATCAACGGCATGACCAAGGCGCTGGCGGCAGAGCTTGGCCCCAAGGGCATCACCGTGAATGCAATCGCCCCCGGCTTTTTCAAAACTGCCCCGAACATGGCCGCGGCAGCCGACCCGGCGATAACGGAAAAACTCAAGGCGGCCACCTCCCTCGGCCGCTGGGGCGAGCCGGAAGAACTGGCACCGGCCATCCTCCTGCTCGCCTCCCCTGCCGCCTCCTACATTACCGGGCAAGTGCTGGCAGTGGATGGCGGCTACACCTCCCACTACTGA
- a CDS encoding DUF2948 family protein — protein sequence MTDASFEDGREGPLNLGALEEEDLKVLSSLLQDAVFPATEMTWRASQRRFALLVNRFRWEDRDAAERRGRAYERVQSLLVVDNVLGVASQGVDRKDRDLILSLLSISFEPGEEAAGHVLLTLAGDGAIRLSVEALEVSLRDVTRPYRAPSGQAPEHGT from the coding sequence ATGACGGATGCAAGCTTTGAAGACGGCCGCGAAGGCCCGTTGAACCTGGGTGCGCTGGAGGAAGAAGACCTCAAGGTGCTGTCTTCGCTGCTGCAGGACGCGGTGTTTCCGGCTACTGAAATGACCTGGCGCGCGTCCCAGCGCCGCTTTGCGTTGCTGGTGAACCGCTTCCGCTGGGAGGACCGTGACGCTGCCGAACGCCGCGGCCGGGCTTACGAGCGGGTGCAGTCGCTCCTGGTTGTGGACAATGTTCTGGGGGTTGCCTCGCAAGGAGTCGACCGCAAGGACCGGGACCTTATTCTGTCGCTTCTTTCGATCAGCTTCGAACCCGGGGAGGAAGCCGCCGGCCATGTGCTGCTCACCTTGGCAGGCGATGGCGCGATCCGCCTGTCCGTCGAGGCGCTGGAGGTCTCTTTGCGCGATGTGACCCGGCCTTACCGGGCCCCATCGGGCCAGGCCCCGGAGCACGGTACTTGA
- a CDS encoding UPF0262 family protein: MSRISHIELDDRNLPPPTPEIEQERKVAIYDLIEENSFTLPSREDRDLPDGPYHLGLAIRDKRLVFDINTETGEKAAEFHLSLSPFRQVVKDYYQICESYFTAVKTMPPSQIETIDMARRGIHNEGSRVLQERLEGKAEVDTDTARRLFTLICVLHFGG; this comes from the coding sequence ATGAGCCGCATCAGCCACATTGAACTGGACGACCGCAACCTGCCGCCTCCGACGCCTGAGATCGAGCAGGAGCGCAAGGTGGCGATCTATGACCTCATCGAAGAGAACAGCTTCACCTTGCCGTCCCGTGAGGACCGCGATCTGCCGGACGGCCCGTACCATCTGGGCCTGGCGATCCGCGACAAGCGGCTGGTCTTTGATATCAACACCGAAACGGGCGAGAAGGCCGCGGAATTCCACCTGTCGCTGTCGCCGTTCCGGCAGGTGGTGAAAGACTACTACCAGATCTGCGAAAGCTATTTCACTGCCGTGAAGACCATGCCGCCCAGCCAGATCGAGACCATCGACATGGCCCGGCGCGGCATCCACAATGAAGGCAGCCGGGTGCTGCAGGAGCGGCTGGAGGGCAAGGCCGAGGTCGACACCGACACCGCCCGCCGGCTGTTCACCCTGATCTGTGTCCTGCATTTCGGAGGCTGA
- a CDS encoding GNAT family N-acetyltransferase, whose amino-acid sequence MAIRVEAMTGAALEAALDDVARLRIKVFRAWPYLYDGGLAYERAYLQSYRDSQRAVVVGAFDGDVLAGASTGAPLADHADDFAAAFEGAGIDLEEVFYCAESVLLPEYRGHGVGHGFFDAREAHARKHGFSKCAFCSVQRPADHPLRPADYAPLDPFWRKRGYAPLEGAVAHFSWKDVDQAEETRKPLQFWIRDL is encoded by the coding sequence ATGGCCATTCGGGTCGAGGCAATGACCGGCGCGGCATTGGAGGCCGCGCTGGATGATGTCGCCCGTCTGCGGATCAAGGTGTTCCGGGCCTGGCCGTATCTGTATGACGGCGGCCTCGCCTATGAGCGCGCATACCTGCAAAGCTACCGGGACAGCCAGCGGGCCGTGGTGGTTGGCGCCTTTGACGGAGACGTTCTGGCGGGCGCTTCCACAGGGGCACCGCTCGCCGACCATGCGGACGATTTTGCTGCCGCCTTCGAGGGCGCCGGCATTGACCTGGAAGAGGTCTTTTACTGCGCCGAATCCGTGCTGCTGCCGGAGTACCGCGGGCACGGAGTAGGCCATGGCTTCTTTGATGCGCGCGAGGCGCATGCCCGCAAGCATGGCTTCAGCAAATGCGCTTTTTGCAGCGTGCAGCGCCCGGCAGACCACCCGTTGCGGCCCGCGGATTATGCGCCGCTCGATCCGTTCTGGCGCAAGCGTGGCTACGCGCCGCTTGAAGGGGCCGTCGCGCATTTTTCGTGGAAGGATGTGGATCAGGCCGAGGAAACGCGCAAACCGCTGCAATTCTGGATCCGGGACCTGTAA
- a CDS encoding GNAT family N-acetyltransferase has protein sequence MSRVLTASFRDLCEADHQDDPERIAVWTADKSPGQIRAWFGGCGCYWLAERNGEAEAVGGLEPGGTIALLYVLPSAAGQGAGSGMLSHLETELHGAGRSEGRLNANRTARSFFLKHGWQQLGGSAEGRGTPCTPMRKSLT, from the coding sequence ATGAGCCGGGTGCTTACCGCCTCTTTCCGGGATTTGTGCGAGGCCGACCACCAGGACGACCCAGAACGGATTGCCGTCTGGACTGCGGATAAGTCACCGGGCCAAATCCGGGCTTGGTTCGGTGGTTGCGGGTGCTATTGGCTGGCTGAACGGAATGGCGAAGCCGAGGCTGTGGGCGGCCTGGAACCGGGTGGCACAATAGCCCTGCTTTATGTTTTACCCAGCGCTGCAGGGCAGGGCGCAGGGTCTGGGATGCTGTCACACCTCGAGACGGAGCTTCATGGCGCAGGCCGCAGCGAAGGGCGGCTGAACGCCAACCGCACTGCGCGGAGTTTTTTTCTGAAGCATGGCTGGCAGCAGCTGGGCGGTTCAGCGGAGGGCCGCGGGACGCCTTGCACGCCGATGCGCAAATCCCTGACCTGA
- a CDS encoding low molecular weight phosphatase family protein, translating into MEELPQSVLFCCDHNSVRSPMAEGIMKKFYGTGTYVQSAGVKNDMEIDGFSIAVCQEIDVELSRHRSRSFDEMERWGDDLSSFDLVVALSPASQRRALELTRFFHLDVEYWPIMDPTGLGETRDAKLNSYRQTRDQIIQHLKDRWGEPTERT; encoded by the coding sequence GTGGAGGAGCTGCCGCAGTCCGTTCTGTTCTGTTGCGACCACAATTCGGTCCGCTCTCCGATGGCTGAGGGCATCATGAAGAAATTCTACGGCACCGGCACCTATGTGCAGTCGGCGGGTGTCAAGAACGATATGGAGATCGACGGTTTCTCCATTGCGGTCTGTCAGGAAATTGATGTCGAGCTGTCCCGGCACCGGTCGCGCTCCTTTGACGAAATGGAACGCTGGGGGGACGATCTGTCGTCCTTTGATCTGGTGGTGGCGCTGTCGCCCGCCAGTCAGCGCAGGGCGCTGGAGCTGACCCGTTTTTTTCACCTCGATGTCGAATATTGGCCAATTATGGACCCTACCGGGCTCGGCGAAACACGGGATGCCAAGTTAAACAGCTACCGGCAAACCCGGGATCAAATCATCCAGCATCTGAAAGACCGCTGGGGCGAACCGACGGAGAGAACATGA
- a CDS encoding methyl-accepting chemotaxis protein → MTRLMKFWGNMRLGRKLPLSIAAPTILLTLASGFFFAWEAGQALKVNREAAYATLLEERKEALESWVANLRSQTRTLVASKAVETALRDFSNGFYSLGDDPGGYLRAAYTDGNPNPAGERYKLLDAKDKSAWSIRHKMNHTGFVTFLEEQGFLDAYLLDVQGNMVYSVQKSDDFALNYLDGPLKDSGLGRAFRAALELEEGSVFLSEMAAYEADGGAAAMFIASPVFKKGAIMGALVLRAPVRDIAGILSRSALLGETGQAYLVRGDGIALTASDRAGGHRILSQLPELQQIAAAISGGEASFSGTPGLSGQPVEAMAAGIGLEDRTWGIVLEVDSAEALAAQKSLSNAAMLQAVGVALAVALLSWIAARGIARKVSALSDSVEHIAAKDYGHPVAGHGTGDEFGNIAGILEGFKTDLQNARTAEQERAEAQRQQDHVVNELRAGLKHLANGDFSSTIEAPFPEAYKGLRLDFNQTVNTLNATVREVVEATTGIRNGTSEISQASDDLSQRTESQAATLEETAAALDQMTASVKAAADGARRVENAMNEARDEAEASGEVVQNAVAAMNGIEESASHISQIIGVIDDIAFQTNLLALNAGVEAARAGDAGRGFAVVASEVRALAQRSSDAAMEIKALISNSGEQVEKGVVLVGKAGEALNSIVSQVTHISGLVSGIAEGAAEQSTGIGEINTGVMQLDQVTQQNAAMVEQMTAAGQLLNGDASKLAGLVARFDVGLEMAPPQQPDLQALHGGNWDDVPAEPVALPAAGSSAALVKWQDF, encoded by the coding sequence ATGACTCGATTGATGAAATTCTGGGGCAATATGCGATTGGGGCGCAAGCTGCCCCTTTCTATTGCTGCGCCGACAATTCTTCTGACACTCGCCTCGGGCTTCTTCTTCGCCTGGGAAGCCGGGCAGGCGCTGAAGGTCAACCGCGAAGCCGCTTATGCAACGCTGCTGGAAGAGCGCAAGGAAGCGCTGGAAAGCTGGGTGGCAAACCTGCGCTCGCAGACCCGCACCCTGGTCGCCAGCAAGGCCGTCGAAACGGCGCTGCGTGACTTTTCCAACGGATTTTACTCTCTGGGCGACGATCCCGGCGGATATCTGCGCGCCGCGTACACAGACGGCAACCCCAATCCTGCAGGAGAACGCTACAAACTGCTGGATGCCAAGGACAAGTCCGCCTGGTCGATCCGCCACAAGATGAACCACACCGGCTTTGTCACCTTCCTGGAGGAACAGGGGTTCCTGGACGCCTATCTTTTGGATGTGCAGGGCAACATGGTCTACTCGGTGCAGAAGAGTGACGATTTTGCACTGAACTACCTGGACGGGCCGCTCAAGGACAGCGGGTTGGGGAGAGCCTTCCGGGCGGCGCTGGAGCTGGAGGAAGGCAGCGTCTTCCTGTCGGAAATGGCCGCCTATGAGGCCGACGGCGGCGCAGCGGCGATGTTCATTGCCTCGCCGGTCTTCAAGAAAGGTGCGATCATGGGCGCGCTGGTGCTGCGTGCGCCGGTCAGGGATATTGCCGGGATCTTGTCGCGCTCCGCTTTGCTTGGCGAAACCGGCCAGGCCTATCTGGTGCGCGGTGACGGCATCGCCCTCACGGCGTCAGACCGCGCGGGCGGCCATCGGATCCTGTCGCAGCTGCCGGAGCTGCAGCAGATTGCTGCTGCCATCAGCGGCGGCGAAGCCAGCTTCTCGGGCACACCGGGCCTGTCCGGACAGCCGGTTGAGGCGATGGCGGCCGGCATAGGGCTTGAGGACCGGACCTGGGGGATAGTTCTGGAGGTGGACAGCGCGGAAGCCCTGGCCGCGCAGAAAAGCCTGTCCAACGCCGCCATGCTGCAGGCCGTTGGCGTCGCGCTTGCCGTGGCGCTGCTGTCCTGGATCGCCGCCCGCGGCATTGCCCGCAAGGTGTCGGCGCTGTCCGACAGTGTCGAACATATCGCGGCCAAGGACTATGGCCACCCGGTTGCGGGCCATGGCACCGGTGACGAGTTCGGCAATATCGCCGGCATCCTCGAAGGCTTCAAAACCGATCTGCAAAATGCCCGGACCGCCGAGCAGGAACGGGCTGAGGCGCAGCGCCAGCAGGATCATGTGGTGAACGAACTGCGCGCCGGCCTGAAGCATCTGGCGAACGGTGATTTCTCGAGCACGATTGAAGCGCCCTTCCCCGAAGCCTACAAAGGCTTGCGGCTCGATTTCAATCAGACGGTCAACACGCTGAACGCAACCGTGCGCGAGGTGGTCGAAGCCACAACCGGTATCCGCAATGGCACTTCGGAGATCAGTCAGGCTTCGGATGATCTGTCGCAGCGCACGGAAAGCCAAGCCGCGACGCTGGAAGAGACAGCAGCAGCGCTGGATCAGATGACCGCCAGCGTCAAGGCCGCCGCCGACGGCGCACGCCGGGTTGAAAACGCCATGAACGAAGCCCGGGACGAGGCCGAGGCCAGCGGCGAGGTGGTACAGAATGCAGTTGCCGCGATGAACGGGATTGAGGAATCGGCCAGCCACATCTCGCAGATCATCGGGGTGATCGACGACATTGCCTTCCAGACCAACCTTCTGGCGCTGAATGCGGGCGTTGAGGCCGCGCGGGCGGGCGATGCCGGCCGCGGCTTTGCAGTTGTCGCCTCGGAAGTGCGGGCGCTGGCGCAGCGCTCTTCGGATGCGGCGATGGAGATCAAGGCGCTGATCTCCAACTCCGGCGAACAGGTCGAGAAAGGCGTGGTCCTGGTCGGCAAGGCCGGCGAGGCGCTGAACAGCATTGTCTCCCAGGTCACCCATATCTCGGGACTTGTCTCGGGCATCGCCGAAGGGGCAGCCGAACAATCCACCGGCATTGGCGAGATTAATACCGGGGTGATGCAATTGGATCAGGTGACCCAGCAGAACGCTGCGATGGTGGAACAGATGACCGCAGCGGGCCAGTTGCTGAACGGCGACGCCTCCAAACTGGCCGGGCTGGTGGCGCGGTTCGATGTCGGGCTGGAGATGGCTCCGCCCCAACAGCCCGACCTGCAGGCCCTGCACGGCGGCAACTGGGATGACGTGCCCGCGGAACCTGTGGCCCTTCCCGCCGCAGGCAGCTCGGCGGCCTTGGTTAAATGGCAGGATTTCTGA
- the hisD gene encoding histidinol dehydrogenase, translating into MPQFLNTRDTGFEQSFTALLGAKREDSPDVDAIVAGIIADVRARGDAALVELTAKFDRLQLEAAQLRFSDAEVDAAIAEVSAEEREALELAAERIRAYHARQMPEDAQWTDETGATLGWRWSAVSAAGLYVPGGLASYPSSVLMNAIPAKVAGVLRLAVTVPAPDGRINPLVLLAARLAGVDEIYRVGGAQAVAALAYGTETIAPVDKITGPGNAFVAAAKRRVFGKVGIDMIAGPSEILVIADRDNNPDWIALDLMSQAEHDESAQSILITDDEGFGRAVAEAVDKRLETLERRAIAAASWRDFGAVITVRDLEEAAALSNRIAPEHLELCVADPAGLCEKTVHAGAIFLGQYTPEAIGDYVGGPNHVLPTARSARFSSGLSVMDFLKRTTLSRMTPDSLRAVGPAAEVLAKSESLEAHGLSVTARLDSLND; encoded by the coding sequence ATGCCGCAGTTTCTGAACACCCGTGACACCGGTTTCGAACAGTCCTTCACCGCGCTCTTGGGGGCCAAGCGCGAGGACAGCCCGGATGTGGATGCCATCGTTGCCGGGATCATCGCCGATGTCCGCGCCCGTGGCGATGCTGCGCTGGTGGAGCTGACGGCGAAATTCGACCGGTTGCAGTTGGAAGCCGCGCAGCTGCGTTTCTCGGATGCGGAGGTGGATGCCGCCATCGCTGAGGTCTCCGCGGAAGAGCGCGAGGCGTTGGAGCTGGCGGCAGAACGCATCCGCGCCTACCACGCACGCCAGATGCCGGAAGATGCGCAGTGGACGGACGAGACCGGCGCAACATTGGGCTGGCGCTGGTCGGCGGTTTCGGCGGCGGGGCTTTACGTGCCGGGCGGGCTTGCGTCCTATCCTTCCTCGGTGCTGATGAACGCCATCCCTGCCAAGGTCGCGGGTGTGCTGCGGCTGGCGGTCACCGTGCCGGCGCCGGATGGCCGGATCAATCCGCTGGTGCTGCTGGCGGCAAGGCTCGCAGGAGTTGATGAGATCTACCGCGTTGGAGGCGCCCAGGCCGTGGCGGCGCTGGCCTATGGCACGGAAACCATCGCTCCGGTGGACAAGATCACCGGTCCCGGCAATGCCTTTGTGGCGGCTGCCAAGCGGCGGGTCTTTGGCAAGGTCGGCATCGACATGATCGCGGGGCCTTCGGAAATCCTGGTGATTGCGGACAGGGACAACAACCCGGATTGGATCGCGCTCGATCTGATGAGCCAGGCCGAGCACGACGAAAGCGCCCAGTCGATCCTGATCACCGATGATGAAGGCTTTGGCCGGGCGGTGGCAGAGGCAGTGGACAAGCGGCTGGAAACACTGGAACGCCGCGCCATTGCCGCCGCGTCCTGGCGGGATTTCGGGGCGGTGATCACCGTGCGGGACCTGGAGGAAGCCGCAGCGCTATCCAACCGCATTGCGCCGGAGCACCTGGAACTCTGCGTCGCGGATCCGGCGGGATTGTGCGAAAAGACGGTGCACGCAGGTGCCATCTTCCTGGGCCAGTACACGCCGGAAGCGATCGGTGATTATGTCGGCGGACCGAACCACGTGCTGCCGACGGCCCGCTCAGCGCGGTTTTCCTCCGGCCTTTCGGTGATGGATTTCCTCAAGCGTACGACGCTCAGCCGGATGACCCCGGATTCGCTGCGGGCAGTTGGTCCGGCGGCAGAGGTTCTTGCGAAAAGCGAAAGCCTGGAAGCGCACGGGCTGTCCGTCACGGCCCGGCTGGATTCGCTGAACGATTGA